The Henckelia pumila isolate YLH828 chromosome 2, ASM3356847v2, whole genome shotgun sequence genome includes a window with the following:
- the LOC140878737 gene encoding uncharacterized protein — translation METLDFLVEGRARKWWDSASPPFIAAQGVAIWDEFRTTFHKLYFPPDLRQAKASELLGLRQGSMSIDEYQLKFFKLLPYCPQIADSTETKYILFLQGLNPEIHGRVAVEDDMTYEGLVSRCHQAEESIRHNRSFLYSSPVSSLGPRAQSFKKSDSTSSSSGSGDVMRFGRKNQVPCTHCGGIHPANRCRKISAKGIVFHRLTPLEIGIKNLVWGFLFVAVLKH, via the exons atggagactcttgatttcCTGGTAGAAGGACGAGCTCGAAAGTGGTGGGATTCTGCATCTCCACCTTTTATTGCAGCCCAAGGAGTTGCTATCTGGGATGAGTTCCGCACAACTTTCCacaagctgtattttcctcctgatCTCCGACAGGCGAAGGCAAGCGAGTTGCTGGGATTGCGACAGGGATCGATGTCGATCGATGAGTACCAGCTGAAGTTTTTCAAGTTGCTGCCTTATTGTCCCCAGATTGCTGATAGCACGGAGACAAAGTATATTCTGTTCCTTCAGGGACTTAATCCAGAGATCCATGGTCGAGTTGCTGTGGAagatgacatgacttacgagggatTAGTAAGTCGATGTCACCAAGCTGAGGAAAGCATCCGCCATAATAGATCCTTCCTTTACTCTAGTCCtgtgagttctttgggtccacgTGCTCAGTCGTTCAAGAAGTCTGATTCTACTTCATCTTCCTCAGGATCCGGTGATGTGATGCGCTTTGGCAGGAAGAATCAGGTCCCTTGCACACATTGTGGTGGGATTCATCCTGCTAACAGGTGCCGGAAG ATTAGTGCCAAGGGGATTGTTTTTCATCGTCTGACACCGTTAGAGATAGGTATAAAGAATTTGGTATGGGGTTTCCTTTTTGTGGCAGTGCTTAAGCACTAA